CTGATTGGGCCACATGGTTCGCGCGAGGGTCTCATTCACCAGCACCACTAACGTCCGGTCGCGAGTGTCTGCGGGAGTGAAGTCGCGGCCCAGCCTCAGAGGGATGCGGGTGGTGGTCAGATATCCGGGAGAGACGATTCTCACCCTTGCATCCACCAGGTTTGACGAATCGAGAGCCTTGCCTTCGGCCAGCAATCCGTTGCTGCTTCCGCCGCCCATCAGCGGAGCTCTTGAAACGACTGCGGCGGAGGCGACGCCGGGCAGCCCTTCAATGTTGTTGAGAACCCCCTCAAAACCTTGGCGCGCCTTTGCAGGATCGCTGTAGGCGGCTTCGGGCAGGCCAACTCGCCCTGCCATGAGATTGGAAGTGTCGAAGCCGGGCTGCACTTTAGCGAGAACCATCGCGCTACGCACCAGCAGTCCCGCGACGGCGAGGAGCATTAGGGCGAGTGCAACTTCGCCGACTACGAGCAAGCTGCGCACATGATCGCGGCTGGAGGTGGAGCGAGCGGCCTGGAAAGTTCCGGTCAGGCGCACGGATGCTGATCGCAGAGCCGGCGCCATGCCGAAGAGCAGGCTGGAGACTACGGCGATGGCGGCTGCGAAGCAAAGCGCAACGGTGTCAACGCGGGCTTCCTCGATACGTGGCACTCCCGGAGGAGCGCTTGCGATTAGCCAGCGGACTCCGGCAATAGCCAGGAAGATTCCCACAATTGCACTCACACCAGCCAGCAAAAGATTCTCTGCGAGGAGCTGCCGCACGATGCGCTTGGGTGTTGCTCCCAAGGCTGCGCGGACGGCGATTTCGCCCTGGCGTCCGCGGGCTCGGGCTAGCTGCAGGTTCGCGATATTGGCACACCCGATCAGCAGGACGAATCCCACCGCTCCAACGACAGTGAAGAGGGTTACTCGCTGATCACCGAGCAGGACTTCGGTCAGCGGTGTGAGGCTGAAGCCACGATCTTTGTCGTCGATGGGGTAGCGCTGGGCTTGCCGCGCGGAGAGGACGTTCAGCTCGGCGCGGGCTTGCTCTACGGAGACTCCATCTTTCAGCCGCGCGAAGATCTCGAGATAGTGATTGTCGTGGTCAGCAAGCTGGGCGGCCGTGTAGGCCGCAGGGATCCAGATGTCGGACTTGCTCAGCAGCGGATCGAAGCTTCGTGGCATGACTCCAACAACGACTAAAGGCACGCCGTTGACGTGGATCGCCCGTCCCATGAGCCCGCGATCCTCGTGAAAGCGTGTCCGCCAGAGCCGTTCGCTGATCACCGCTACTGCATCTCGCCCGGGAGCATCCTCGGCTGAGGTAAACACCCGTCCCAAGAGGGGGCTAACCTGGAAGGTGTTGAAGTATTCGGCGTCGACGCTCTCGCCGTCGATGCGTTCGGGAGCCTCTTCGGTCGCGAGATTATAGGCGGCGGAGGCGGAAGACGAAACGCTGGAGAACGAGGAGTTCTGCTGGCGAATGTCGGCGAAGTTGCCGACTGATACTCCGCCACCCCCACGGCCTTGCCAGATCTCCTGCAACAGCATCACGCGCTCCGGCTGGGCCATAGCCAGAGGTCGAAAGAGCACAGCGTCGACGATGCTGAAGATTGCGGTGTTCGCTCCAATGCCAATAGCCAGCGTGAGAATGGCAACGACAGTGAATGCTGGCGTCTTGCGCAGAATGCGTGCGCCGTAGCGGAGATCCTGAATCCAGGTGTGCATGCGTTATTTCTTAGTCCTCTTGATAGCGGTGCACTAGCGAGGCCGTTTTCAGCCAGGATAGGGTGCTGTGTACTCATGGACATGCCGCACACGAGCTATACCGTGGGAGGACTGCGCGGCTCCGAAGTCGGAACGTGGTGTTCAAATTCGGACAGTAAGCTTTGCGGGGGTCACGACCGTCCCCTGGCTGTGATTCTGCGTGAAGCAAAATCGCTGTCAGCTGTTTCCAGAATCGCGTTGATTTTTGCTTTTTCTTCGTCTAGGATGGAGCCGAGGTTGCGCCGAGGATGGCGCTGAAGTCGTCGGCCGGCGCACTTAGTCGTTCGCGAGTGATCATGCATAGAGAAATTGATCTCGGGCGCGAATTCCCTGTTATTTCACTGTTAATTCCCTGCCCGTTTTCGGAGTCCCCTGTGTTCATGCGGGTTTCAGGATGAATCCACTCGCGCGAAAAAATTCGCTGTTTTTTTCGCTGTTATTTTCGCTGTTATTGCCCTGATCAGTGAAAGAACAGTGAATTCGCAATCAGCATGAGCACGAAGCCGGCGGCCAGGAGAGGGATCGCTTTCGCTGCCGGGCTGCACGTCGCGCAGTGCAAATGTCGCCAGGAGCTTGTTCCAGCCTTGTTAGAATCCCTGAACTCCAATAATTTGTTGAACTTTCGTCGCCAAGGCTGCGTATCTCGCTGGCAAGTTGAGACATTCAGCCCAAACCGCAAAGAGAGCTCCGGCGGGACGGATACCGGCGTGCATGGTACGGTCCGGTTACCGCACCAAATCTGCAACGGCGCGTAAGCTGGTCCGTCATCCTTCTTTCGGGACTTTCGCTGTATCGGCCCAGGGCAAGATAGCCGCAAGATCGCAGGCGGGAACGATTGTTCCATTTACTGCACCACAGCCAAGACCGGCTGTGCCAAATGAAAGAAGCCTAAACCGGTTGGAAGAAAACGCGCTAACAGCTGCCCTGGTTCGACGATGCATAGCAGGCGATGCAACCGCTTGGGAAGACCTCGTCAAGCAGCAGAACCGGCGTATTTACAACATTTGCTACCGGTTTACGGGCTCGGCGAGCGACGCCGAAGACCTCACTCAGGAAGTCTTCATTCGGCTTTATCGAACAATGGGCAGCTATGCGGCGGATCGGGGATCCTTCAATACCTGGCTTGCGACCCTCACGCGCAATATGCTGGTCGACCATTTCCGCCGCACGCGGCAGGAGCGCATGACGGACTCCATAGACGCCGCTCCCGCGGCCAGTGAGGATGCTCCGACGCTAGCGGAGCGCATCGAAGACGAGGCTCCCTCGCCGCAATCCCGATTGGCCAGCAAAGAGACCCAAAAGATGGTGCAACAGGCCCTGCAGAGAGTCTCCCCAGACCTGCGGGAGGCAGTGATTCTGCGAGATTTACAGGACATGGACTACAAAGAAATTGCGGTCGCTCTAAAGGTTCCGGAGGGTACCGTAAAGTCCCGAATCAATCGCGGTCGGGCGGAACTGGCAAGACTTTTATCGCGTATTAATAAACAGGCGGTCTAGTGTGGACAATCGCAGCCAATTCGAGAGGAAAGAAGGCACGTCAGGGCTGACCTGCGCCGAATTCGACGCGCTGATGACCGACGCTTTTGACGGTCTCCTCACCCCGGCTTCGCAGCAGAGCTTTGACGCTCATCGCCTGCAGTGTCCCACTTGCGGTCCTCTCTTCCGCGAGGCCGAAGCGGGGATGTCCTGGCTTCATACGTTGGCAGAAGTCGAGCCTCCGGCAAGTCTGATACACAACATCCTCGCAGCCACAACCGTTCAGACGAGCGCAGCGATTGCAGCCGCTCCCAAATTGGGCTGGAAGCAGCGACTTTCAGAAGTGTGGGCCGATGTACTTGCGCCTTTCCGGGCTCTGGTAGCTCAGCCGCGAATGGCCATGACTGGAGCAATGGCGCTTTTCTCAGTTTCGCTTTCGTTGAATCTGGCGGGAGTGAAGCTCGGCGATCTGCGTCATATGGACTTGCGACCAAGCGCTCTGAAAGAGCAGGTCACGATGAAGTACTACGAAACCACGTCGCGGGTAGTGAAGTACTACGAAAATATTCGGCTGGTGTATGAGGTCGAATCGCGGCTGCAGGAGCTGAAACGCGCCACTACCACCGAACCGGAGCCGGAGCAGCGTCCACGCGACCGCAACAAGACAGAAAACGAGAAGGACAAGGAACGCAAGCAGAATTACTACAGTATGGACAGGCCGAAAGTTCAGCTTGCGAAATGGAGTACAAACGAATTGAATCTGTGCAGTAACTTTGAACCAGGCTTCGTGCTGCAGAAATCCAGCGACGAAGTCGGCATCTACAGCAACGCGCATTTCGCGGTATCCGTACTCTCCCAGGGTTTCGAGCACAGCTACGAATCGACTAGGGGCTTACTCGCATGACTTGCGCAGTTCACACTGATCAACCTGCAACCTCCTATTGCCGCACCTGCGGAAAAGCGCTTTGCCAGAGTTGTCAGCGCGATGTCCGCGGCGTGATTTATTGCCAGGATTGTCTCGCAGCTCGGCTTGAAGGCACCGTTCCTCCGGCCGCGGCGAACGCTCCGAACGCGGTCTACGTGGCTCCGGCGAGTTCTGCCAGCCCGGGCCTTGCTGCCGTGCTTGGTTTCATCCCCGGCGTCGGCGCGTTCTATAACGGGCAGTTTGCCAAGGGCTTCGTGCACGTTTTTGTCTTCGCCGTGCTTTGCCATCTCGCTAATAGTGCAGACTTTCTCGGCTTACTGGTGATGGCCTGGCTCTTCTACATGGTCTTTGACGCGTACACCACGGCCAAGGCGCGGCAACTTGGCCAGCCATTACCCGACCATCTTGGACTCAACGCGCTGCTGGCCAGTTTCGGATTGGGAACAGCGCTTGGCCATCCTCAACCGGCTCATGCCGGCGCTCCATCGACAACAAGTACCACGACGCCAGCTGATGTTGCTCAGGCGCAGGTTGCGAACCTTGCGCCGCTCGATCCGAGCACTTCGTCCGAATCGACGCAACCTTACGCTCCCGATCCAGGCGGCCCGCAGGGTGGTTTTGGTCCTGGAGGTGTGCCGATGGGAGCGATCATCCTGATCGCTCTCGGTGTACTGCTGCTGCTCGAGAACCTCGGCGTGCTGGCGTTTCGCTGGACCGCACAGTTCTGGCCAATCATTCTGATCGTGTTGGGAATCTGGCTGGCGTTCCGCCGCATGAGCATGACGCAGGGAAGGAACTAGACGTGGCGATCTACGATCACGACGATTACTACGTTCCCAACCGCGCCTGTCACTGTCTGCGCTGCTCTTCACGGTGGCTCATGGGACCAGCCGTGCTGATTACAGTCGGTGTGCTCTTTCTTCTGCAGCAACTACACATCTTCAACTTCGGCAGCACGTTTCCAGTACTGCTGATCGTGATTGGCTTAGTGAAGATTGCGCAGCGATCTGCGCCTGATACCGGGCATATTCCACCGCCTCCGTACTACCCACCGGGAATGCAGGTTCCACCCGTACCACCCGCATCTCCCAGTAACCGGCCTGACTCGGAGGTGAACCGTGGCTAGTCCTCCGCAGATGCCCTACGATCCTCGCTATTCGCGGTATCGTCGACCGCGCTCGATGGCCGGTCCGATCATCCTGATCGGAGTCGGCGTCATGTTCCTGTTGATGAATATGCGCCTCGTGAGCTGGCCCAGACTGGGTTGGTTTTTTGCCACATGGTGGCCGGTGCTGCTCATCGTGTTCGGGCTGATTCGCATTGCCGAATACACGATTGCGCGCAGCCGTGGAGGTCCTGCTCCGCGCCTCGGCGGTGGCGCGATTTTTCTCTTGATACTGCTCATCGTGATGGGACTCTCTGCTTCGTCGGCCCGGCACGTGAACTGGCAAGCGATTGGCAACAACGTCGACGTGAATCCCGGATGGGATGGCATGTTTGGCGAGAAGTACGAGTTCACTCAGGAACTCTCGCAGCCACTGCCGGGTGATGGAAGAATCCAGATCGACTCAGACCGCGGTTCGGTTACAGTCCACGTCGCCGAGAACGGTGATTCGCCGGTGAAGATGGTGGTCCATCGCCACATCTCGGCAGACTCGCAGGAAGCCGCCAACAAATTCAACGACCAGCAGAAGCCCGCCATGAGCGTGGATGGAAACATTCTCCGCATCAATTCCGGAGAGCACGTAGCCCACGTTCAGGTTGGGTTCTCAATGGGACCGCGCATCGTCACCGATCTGGAAATCTGGGCTCCACGCAAGGCTCCGGTACAGGTGAATGCCGGCCGTGGAGACGTGAACGTTTCGCAACGCGACGCTGACGTGAAGATCACAACCACGCGCGGAGATGTTCAGGCCGACCAGATCAAGGGCAATGTAGAGATTATCGCTCGCCGGG
This region of Terriglobales bacterium genomic DNA includes:
- a CDS encoding ABC transporter permease, whose translation is MHTWIQDLRYGARILRKTPAFTVVAILTLAIGIGANTAIFSIVDAVLFRPLAMAQPERVMLLQEIWQGRGGGGVSVGNFADIRQQNSSFSSVSSSASAAYNLATEEAPERIDGESVDAEYFNTFQVSPLLGRVFTSAEDAPGRDAVAVISERLWRTRFHEDRGLMGRAIHVNGVPLVVVGVMPRSFDPLLSKSDIWIPAAYTAAQLADHDNHYLEIFARLKDGVSVEQARAELNVLSARQAQRYPIDDKDRGFSLTPLTEVLLGDQRVTLFTVVGAVGFVLLIGCANIANLQLARARGRQGEIAVRAALGATPKRIVRQLLAENLLLAGVSAIVGIFLAIAGVRWLIASAPPGVPRIEEARVDTVALCFAAAIAVVSSLLFGMAPALRSASVRLTGTFQAARSTSSRDHVRSLLVVGEVALALMLLAVAGLLVRSAMVLAKVQPGFDTSNLMAGRVGLPEAAYSDPAKARQGFEGVLNNIEGLPGVASAAVVSRAPLMGGGSSNGLLAEGKALDSSNLVDARVRIVSPGYLTTTRIPLRLGRDFTPADTRDRTLVVLVNETLARTMWPNQNPIGKRFACCESGPRGRMDPVWHEVAGVVGDVRAWGLDRQIFPEFYMPIAQMPPSAWDWIGRTMDIVVRTQGAVIPVNELRAAVAKAAPGVPIYRVSTLQERVSSQLEQSHFDTFLLTTFAATALLLAAVGIYGVLSYTVVQRTKDIGVRMALGASQSAIVRDVLGHGLLLTGVGVVIGLVGALAGARLIRSLLYGVQPTDLGTFVVVSVVMTAVALIASYIPAHRASHVDPMVALRYE
- a CDS encoding sigma-70 family RNA polymerase sigma factor: MPNERSLNRLEENALTAALVRRCIAGDATAWEDLVKQQNRRIYNICYRFTGSASDAEDLTQEVFIRLYRTMGSYAADRGSFNTWLATLTRNMLVDHFRRTRQERMTDSIDAAPAASEDAPTLAERIEDEAPSPQSRLASKETQKMVQQALQRVSPDLREAVILRDLQDMDYKEIAVALKVPEGTVKSRINRGRAELARLLSRINKQAV
- a CDS encoding B-box zinc finger protein yields the protein MTCAVHTDQPATSYCRTCGKALCQSCQRDVRGVIYCQDCLAARLEGTVPPAAANAPNAVYVAPASSASPGLAAVLGFIPGVGAFYNGQFAKGFVHVFVFAVLCHLANSADFLGLLVMAWLFYMVFDAYTTAKARQLGQPLPDHLGLNALLASFGLGTALGHPQPAHAGAPSTTSTTTPADVAQAQVANLAPLDPSTSSESTQPYAPDPGGPQGGFGPGGVPMGAIILIALGVLLLLENLGVLAFRWTAQFWPIILIVLGIWLAFRRMSMTQGRN
- a CDS encoding DUF5668 domain-containing protein — protein: MAIYDHDDYYVPNRACHCLRCSSRWLMGPAVLITVGVLFLLQQLHIFNFGSTFPVLLIVIGLVKIAQRSAPDTGHIPPPPYYPPGMQVPPVPPASPSNRPDSEVNRG
- a CDS encoding DUF4097 family beta strand repeat-containing protein encodes the protein MASPPQMPYDPRYSRYRRPRSMAGPIILIGVGVMFLLMNMRLVSWPRLGWFFATWWPVLLIVFGLIRIAEYTIARSRGGPAPRLGGGAIFLLILLIVMGLSASSARHVNWQAIGNNVDVNPGWDGMFGEKYEFTQELSQPLPGDGRIQIDSDRGSVTVHVAENGDSPVKMVVHRHISADSQEAANKFNDQQKPAMSVDGNILRINSGEHVAHVQVGFSMGPRIVTDLEIWAPRKAPVQVNAGRGDVNVSQRDADVKITTTRGDVQADQIKGNVEIIARRGNVQASQVTGDVHVEGRADDVTLSDISGVALLEGEFFGDTKLSHIGKSVKFHSTRTDLELGRLDGDLSMDSGDLRVSSVAGPFEVRTKAKDIRLEDVSGPITVENSHGEIDVRPKAPFGDVTLNNHQGAIHIVLPEAAGFTVAARSSRGELESDFPLNVTKNGDDHVAEGNVGKGGKKLQLTTDHGTIEIRKG